The Salana multivorans genome window below encodes:
- a CDS encoding FKBP-type peptidyl-prolyl cis-trans isomerase produces MRRHPVIAVISALAAASLLAACASDEGTESSPSASGSPSASASTPTQEATVAGSDVGFEASGEFGEKPTLTFGSDTAPAGLQVAVASEGDGPEITADDYVTANYYGAVWGSDTPFDNSYDRGTPLGSGLASLITGWGIGLEGQHVGSRILITIPPELGYGPVGGSSDGSIGADDTIVFVVDVIAATSLDALGEADATPTGAEVPVTWDGELGEPVTAVTVADGSAAPAELTGTVLAGGTGATIAEGDTLFFQYTLTTWDNADSESSWRTLGGSGVQSLPVGSGSVFDSFVGAHVGSRVLVQVPASQDSEESQALAVVADIVASIPAAG; encoded by the coding sequence GTGCGCCGTCACCCCGTCATCGCCGTCATCTCTGCCCTCGCGGCAGCCTCCCTGCTCGCCGCGTGCGCGAGCGACGAGGGCACCGAGTCCTCCCCGAGCGCCTCGGGCAGCCCGTCGGCGTCGGCCTCGACGCCGACCCAGGAGGCCACCGTCGCCGGCTCCGACGTCGGGTTCGAGGCGAGCGGAGAGTTCGGCGAGAAGCCGACGCTCACGTTCGGGAGCGACACGGCGCCCGCCGGGCTCCAGGTCGCCGTCGCGAGCGAGGGCGACGGACCCGAGATCACGGCCGACGACTACGTCACCGCCAACTACTACGGCGCCGTGTGGGGCTCCGACACCCCCTTCGACAACTCCTACGACCGCGGCACGCCGCTCGGGTCGGGGCTCGCCAGCCTCATCACCGGCTGGGGCATCGGGCTCGAGGGGCAGCACGTCGGGTCGCGGATCCTCATCACCATCCCGCCGGAGCTCGGCTACGGTCCGGTCGGCGGCTCCTCCGACGGGTCGATCGGCGCGGACGACACGATCGTCTTCGTCGTCGACGTCATCGCCGCCACCTCGCTCGACGCGCTCGGCGAGGCCGACGCGACGCCGACCGGTGCGGAGGTCCCGGTGACCTGGGACGGCGAGCTGGGCGAGCCGGTCACGGCCGTCACGGTCGCGGACGGCAGCGCCGCGCCGGCCGAGCTGACCGGCACGGTGCTGGCGGGCGGCACGGGCGCCACGATCGCCGAGGGCGACACCCTGTTCTTCCAGTACACGCTCACGACCTGGGACAACGCCGACTCCGAGAGCTCGTGGCGGACGCTCGGTGGGTCCGGCGTGCAGTCGCTCCCCGTCGGCAGCGGGTCGGTGTTCGACTCCTTCGTCGGCGCGCACGTCGGCTCGCGCGTGCTCGTCCAGGTCCCGGCCAGCCAGGACTCCGAGGAGTCCCAGGCGCTGGCCGTCGTGGCCGACATCGTCGCCAGCATCCCGGCCGCGGGCTGA
- a CDS encoding quinone-dependent dihydroorotate dehydrogenase produces MAHPLYTALFRTVFVRMDPESAHHHAARAIELAGRFAPTRALMAATFGRTGRTGAPGSLELFGRHLSSPLGAAAGFDKEARMVRGLTALGFSHVEIGTVTAHAQPGNEPPRLWRRVGERALVNRMGFNNSGSAAVAARLARLRRTRWGAAAVVGVNIGKTKATPPEHAAQDYALSASALARYADYLVVNVSSPNTPGLRDLQAVDSLRPILEAAQLAADASARRRVPVLVKIAPDLSDDDVRAVCDLVAELDLAGVVATNTTIDHDFGPGGLSGPPVRARALEVVRIVRSELGPERVVIGVGGISAPEDAVALLDAGADLVQAYTAFIYSGPAWPGAMARALNRRASTD; encoded by the coding sequence GTGGCCCACCCCCTCTACACCGCCCTGTTCCGCACCGTCTTCGTGCGGATGGACCCCGAGTCGGCGCACCACCACGCGGCACGCGCGATCGAGCTCGCGGGACGGTTCGCGCCGACCCGGGCCCTCATGGCCGCGACCTTCGGCCGGACCGGCCGGACCGGTGCCCCGGGGTCGCTCGAGCTGTTCGGCCGCCACCTCTCCTCCCCGCTCGGGGCGGCCGCCGGGTTCGACAAGGAGGCCCGGATGGTCCGCGGACTCACGGCGCTCGGGTTCTCCCACGTCGAGATCGGGACGGTGACGGCGCACGCCCAGCCCGGCAACGAGCCGCCGCGGCTGTGGCGCCGGGTCGGCGAGCGCGCCCTGGTCAACCGGATGGGCTTCAACAACTCCGGGTCGGCGGCGGTCGCGGCCCGACTCGCGCGGCTGCGGCGCACGCGGTGGGGCGCGGCCGCCGTCGTCGGCGTCAACATCGGCAAGACGAAGGCGACGCCGCCCGAGCACGCGGCCCAGGACTACGCGCTGTCGGCGTCCGCCCTGGCCCGCTACGCCGACTACCTCGTCGTCAACGTCTCCAGCCCGAACACGCCGGGCCTGCGGGACCTGCAGGCCGTCGACTCCCTTCGGCCGATCCTCGAGGCAGCGCAGCTCGCGGCCGACGCGTCGGCTCGTCGCCGCGTCCCGGTGCTGGTCAAGATCGCGCCCGACCTGTCCGACGACGACGTCCGCGCCGTGTGCGACCTCGTCGCCGAGCTCGACCTCGCCGGGGTGGTGGCCACCAACACGACCATCGACCACGACTTCGGCCCCGGCGGGCTGTCGGGGCCGCCCGTGCGGGCGCGAGCGCTCGAGGTCGTGCGGATCGTCCGCAGCGAGCTGGGACCCGAGCGCGTCGTCATCGGCGTCGGCGGCATCTCCGCGCCGGAGGACGCCGTCGCCCTGCTCGACGCCGGAGCCGATCTCGTGCAGGCCTACACGGCCTTCATCTACAGCGGGCCGGCCTGGCCGGGGGCCATGGCGCGCGCGCTCAACCGTCGGGCGAGCACGGACTGA
- a CDS encoding alpha-L-rhamnosidase, producing MPPVTSSETQPTPSTLHPDLAPLAGARLLVPTPPPGGSLDRGEAVELIRRVDLDRPRSDVRAARLLVTAHGVVEAFLDGTPASEDLLTPGWTAYEQRLDVAAWDVTTAVRDGAPGTRSLTLSARLGNGWWRGDLGFAAAEASYGEDLGLLAALEITYVDGTRQVVVTDDAWSARTCDVTANNLYLGQRIDARLRAGAGRAVAVRTRDLDPVLLTPRVAEPVRRHEVLRPRRVWRSPSGRVLLDFGQNLVGWLRLRVAGPAGTEITARHAEVLEHGELGTRPLRLATATDTFVLAGTGGPETFEPTLTFHGFRYAELTGWPDDLVAAVEAGTLAPDAIEAVVVHTAMRPTAEFECSEPLVDQLVRNSVWGQKGNFLALPTDCPQRDERLGWTGDIAAYAATAAFQFDAADLLHSWLIDLAHETRAVGFVPVIVPFLVRHGRLDLDSWEVWRTPQAVWSDAACWVPRALWWAYGDVDRLAAHYPGMVAHLESVEPVLSASGLWDGTWQLADWLDPDAPPDDPAAAKADPGVVATAALHHSAAFAAEAATVLGHDEDAARWTALAARLRSAFRTHYVTDDADGLRVRSDCATVYALALRLGLLDEGEDARAAARLAEIVAAGDHRVTTGFAGTPFVTWALSEHGYPDVAYRLLLERECPSWLYPVTMGATTIWERWDSMLPDGTINPGEMTSFNHYALGAVADWIYQVVGGIRPAEPGYRRVLVQPVPGPGIDRARCAYDARVGRIESSWSVDGDVFRLRVEIPDGVPADVVLPDGTRHVVGGGTHDFTCAVHSPAPRGASVS from the coding sequence GTGCCGCCAGTGACGTCGTCCGAGACGCAGCCCACGCCGTCGACCCTCCACCCCGACCTCGCGCCGCTCGCCGGCGCGCGCCTCCTCGTCCCGACGCCACCGCCGGGCGGGAGCCTCGACCGCGGCGAGGCGGTCGAGCTGATCCGTCGCGTCGACCTCGACCGGCCCCGCTCCGACGTGCGCGCCGCCCGCCTGCTCGTCACGGCGCACGGCGTCGTCGAGGCGTTCCTCGACGGGACCCCGGCGAGCGAGGACCTCCTGACCCCCGGCTGGACCGCGTACGAGCAGCGGCTCGACGTCGCCGCGTGGGACGTGACGACCGCCGTGCGGGACGGGGCGCCCGGCACGCGCTCGCTGACCCTGTCGGCCCGCCTCGGCAACGGCTGGTGGCGCGGCGACCTCGGCTTCGCCGCGGCGGAGGCGAGCTACGGCGAGGACCTCGGGCTGCTCGCTGCGCTCGAGATCACCTACGTCGACGGCACCCGTCAGGTCGTCGTCACGGACGACGCGTGGTCCGCTCGCACGTGCGACGTCACGGCCAACAACCTCTACCTCGGCCAGCGGATCGACGCCCGCCTGCGGGCCGGTGCCGGCCGCGCCGTCGCCGTCCGCACCCGCGACCTCGACCCCGTGCTGCTCACGCCGCGGGTCGCCGAGCCGGTCCGACGGCACGAGGTGCTGCGACCCCGGCGCGTGTGGCGCTCGCCGAGTGGCCGGGTGCTCCTCGACTTCGGGCAGAACCTCGTCGGGTGGCTGCGGCTGCGCGTGGCCGGCCCCGCCGGCACCGAGATCACGGCCCGGCACGCCGAGGTGCTGGAGCACGGCGAGTTGGGCACGCGCCCGCTGCGCCTGGCCACGGCGACCGACACGTTCGTCCTCGCCGGCACGGGCGGGCCCGAGACGTTCGAGCCGACCCTCACCTTCCACGGCTTCCGCTATGCCGAGCTGACGGGCTGGCCGGACGACCTCGTCGCGGCGGTCGAGGCCGGCACGCTCGCGCCGGACGCGATCGAGGCGGTCGTCGTGCACACGGCGATGCGCCCCACCGCGGAGTTCGAGTGCTCCGAGCCGCTCGTCGACCAGCTCGTCCGCAACAGCGTGTGGGGGCAGAAGGGCAACTTCCTCGCGCTGCCGACCGACTGCCCGCAGCGCGACGAGCGGCTGGGCTGGACCGGCGACATCGCCGCCTACGCCGCGACCGCCGCGTTCCAGTTCGACGCGGCCGACCTCCTCCACTCGTGGCTGATCGACCTCGCGCACGAGACGCGCGCCGTCGGGTTCGTCCCCGTGATCGTGCCGTTCCTCGTGCGGCACGGTCGTCTCGACCTCGACTCGTGGGAGGTCTGGCGCACGCCGCAGGCCGTGTGGTCCGACGCCGCGTGCTGGGTGCCCCGCGCGCTGTGGTGGGCGTACGGCGACGTCGACCGGCTCGCCGCGCACTACCCGGGGATGGTCGCGCACCTCGAGTCCGTCGAGCCGGTCCTGTCCGCCTCCGGGCTGTGGGACGGGACGTGGCAGCTCGCGGACTGGCTCGACCCCGACGCGCCGCCGGACGACCCGGCGGCCGCCAAGGCCGACCCCGGGGTGGTCGCCACGGCAGCCCTCCACCACTCGGCCGCGTTCGCCGCCGAGGCGGCGACCGTCCTCGGCCACGACGAGGACGCGGCCCGGTGGACCGCACTCGCCGCCCGGCTGCGCTCGGCGTTCCGGACGCACTACGTCACGGACGACGCCGACGGCCTGCGCGTGCGGTCGGACTGTGCCACGGTCTACGCGCTCGCGCTGCGGCTCGGGCTGCTGGACGAGGGGGAGGACGCCCGCGCCGCCGCCCGGCTCGCCGAGATCGTCGCGGCCGGCGACCATCGCGTCACGACGGGGTTCGCCGGCACGCCGTTCGTCACCTGGGCGCTGTCGGAGCACGGCTACCCCGACGTCGCCTACCGGCTGCTGCTCGAGCGGGAGTGCCCGTCGTGGCTCTACCCCGTGACGATGGGCGCCACGACGATCTGGGAGCGCTGGGACTCGATGCTGCCCGACGGCACCATCAACCCCGGTGAGATGACGTCCTTCAACCATTACGCGCTCGGTGCGGTCGCCGACTGGATCTACCAGGTGGTCGGCGGGATCCGGCCGGCCGAGCCCGGCTACCGGCGGGTGCTCGTCCAGCCCGTCCCCGGTCCCGGGATCGATCGCGCCCGGTGCGCGTACGACGCCCGGGTCGGGCGGATCGAGTCGTCGTGGTCCGTCGACGGCGACGTGTTCCGCCTCCGGGTGGAGATCCCGGACGGCGTGCCGGCCGACGTCGTCCTGCCCGACGGAACACGGCACGTCGTCGGGGGCGGCACGCACGACTTCACCTGCGCCGTCCACAGCCCGGCCCCGCGCGGCGCGTCCGTCTCCTAA
- the coxB gene encoding cytochrome c oxidase subunit II translates to MSTTPSRPARKVAIAAGAVAALGLTGCSAATQRGFLPEQAPGATNHTDMVISLWNNAWIAALLVGVLVWGLLIWCIVVYRKRKGDNQLPVQLRYHVPLELMYTFVPIVMIGVLFAFTSKSMGEIMDTSAEPDVRIEVYGKRWSWDFNYTDAQVHETGEQADITDGHADGIPTLYLPQGELVEFTLKTRDVNHSFWIPAFLVKLDMISGRTNTLQLVPEKLGDYQGKCAELCGEYHASMLFNVKVVTPEEFEQKMAELEAAGNTGVLGDEYNALQGTSAKDTGQLEGDPSEGDEG, encoded by the coding sequence GTGTCGACAACGCCCTCTCGCCCTGCCCGGAAGGTCGCCATCGCGGCCGGTGCGGTCGCGGCACTCGGACTGACCGGCTGCTCAGCCGCGACCCAGCGCGGGTTCCTGCCCGAGCAGGCCCCCGGTGCCACGAACCACACCGACATGGTGATCTCGCTCTGGAACAACGCGTGGATCGCCGCGCTGCTCGTCGGTGTGCTCGTCTGGGGCCTCCTGATCTGGTGCATCGTGGTCTACCGCAAGCGCAAGGGGGACAACCAGCTCCCCGTGCAGCTGCGCTACCACGTGCCGCTCGAGCTCATGTACACCTTCGTGCCGATCGTCATGATCGGCGTGCTGTTCGCGTTCACGTCGAAGTCCATGGGCGAGATCATGGACACCTCGGCGGAGCCCGACGTGCGCATCGAGGTGTACGGGAAGCGCTGGAGCTGGGACTTCAACTACACGGATGCGCAGGTCCACGAGACCGGCGAGCAGGCCGACATCACGGACGGCCACGCGGACGGCATCCCGACGCTGTACCTCCCGCAGGGCGAGCTCGTGGAGTTCACGCTCAAGACGCGCGACGTCAACCACTCGTTCTGGATCCCCGCGTTCCTCGTCAAGCTCGACATGATCTCGGGCCGGACCAACACGCTGCAGCTCGTCCCGGAGAAGCTCGGCGACTACCAGGGCAAGTGCGCCGAGCTGTGCGGCGAGTACCACGCGTCGATGCTGTTCAACGTCAAGGTCGTGACGCCCGAGGAGTTCGAGCAGAAGATGGCCGAGCTCGAGGCTGCCGGCAACACCGGCGTGCTCGGTGACGAGTACAACGCGCTCCAGGGCACGAGTGCCAAGGACACGGGCCAGCTCGAGGGCGACCCGTCGGAAGGTGATGAGGGCTGA
- a CDS encoding DUF3043 domain-containing protein, with protein sequence MLGRKKDQTAPEVVPQAQDAPASTISSADVETAAGGVTSSGKGRPTPRRREAESKNRRPLVVNDPKAARAAQRKANAEARQRMNEAMVTGDEKHLPAQHRGEQRRYIRDYVDARWSLGEFFLPIAFVFVIATFVFGNDARFALPLLLALYGLVGVAVVDAVLVGRRIRKQLTAKYGADRVQKGGVMYAVLRSFQLRPTRMPKPQNKRGEYPS encoded by the coding sequence GTGCTCGGACGCAAGAAGGACCAGACTGCCCCCGAGGTCGTGCCGCAGGCGCAGGACGCCCCCGCCTCCACGATCTCCTCCGCCGACGTCGAGACCGCTGCCGGCGGTGTGACGTCCTCGGGGAAGGGCCGCCCGACGCCCCGGCGCAGGGAGGCGGAGTCGAAGAACCGGCGTCCGCTCGTCGTCAACGACCCGAAGGCGGCCCGCGCGGCGCAGCGCAAGGCGAACGCCGAGGCCCGCCAGCGGATGAACGAGGCGATGGTCACGGGCGACGAGAAGCACCTGCCGGCCCAGCACCGCGGCGAGCAGCGCCGCTACATCCGCGACTACGTCGACGCCCGCTGGTCGCTCGGGGAGTTCTTCCTCCCGATCGCCTTCGTCTTCGTCATCGCGACGTTCGTCTTCGGCAACGATGCCCGCTTCGCGCTGCCGCTGCTGCTCGCGCTCTACGGCCTGGTCGGCGTCGCCGTGGTCGACGCCGTGCTCGTCGGCCGACGGATCCGCAAGCAGCTCACCGCGAAGTACGGTGCGGACCGGGTCCAGAAGGGCGGCGTCATGTACGCCGTGCTCCGCTCGTTCCAGCTCCGCCCGACGCGCATGCCCAAGCCGCAGAACAAGCGCGGCGAGTACCCGAGCTGA
- the ctaD gene encoding cytochrome c oxidase subunit I produces the protein MAIDEVQHVESAPLPEPEHVPGLSPRRQGLGSAIVKWMTTTDHKTIGYMYLTTSFAFFCLGGLLALAIRAELFQPGQQVFTSAEQYNQFFTMHGGIMLLLFATPLFAGFANVLVPLQIGAPDVAFPRLNMLAYYLYLFGGLIAIGGFLTPAGAAGFGWTSYVPLASETFSPGLAADLWLVGFGLTGFATIFGSVNFITTIICMRAPGMTMFRMPIFTWNILITSVLALMAFPVLTSAYFGLLADRRLDAVVFAPEAGGAVLWQHLFWFFGHPEVYIIALPFFGIVSEVFPVFSRKPIFGYKTLVLATLTIAALSVTVWAHHMYTVGAVMLSFFALMTMLIAVPTGVKFFNWIGTMWRGKLTFESPMLWAIGFLATFLFGGLTGVILASPTLDFQIHDTYFVVAHFHYVVFGTVVFAMFSGFYFWWPKFTGKMLNERLGKLHFWLTFIGFHTTFLIQHWIGAKNMPRRYVGYLVEDDVTWQNQVSTVGAFILAFATLPFIYNVFRTWRSAPHVKVDDPWGYGRSLEWATSCPPPRHNFTSIPRIRSEAPAFDLHHPEVAALDYVVSTDDLPSLAYGSAGTRAGDDTASTSGPKGASK, from the coding sequence ATGGCCATCGATGAGGTTCAGCACGTCGAGTCGGCGCCGCTGCCGGAGCCGGAGCACGTCCCGGGTCTGTCGCCGAGGCGACAGGGGCTCGGCAGCGCCATCGTCAAGTGGATGACGACGACCGATCACAAGACGATCGGCTACATGTACCTCACGACGTCGTTCGCCTTCTTCTGCCTCGGCGGCCTGCTCGCCCTGGCGATCCGGGCCGAGCTGTTCCAGCCCGGGCAGCAGGTGTTCACGAGCGCGGAGCAGTACAACCAGTTCTTCACGATGCACGGCGGCATCATGCTGCTGCTGTTCGCGACGCCGCTGTTCGCCGGGTTCGCCAACGTGCTCGTGCCGCTGCAGATCGGCGCGCCGGACGTCGCGTTCCCGCGGCTCAACATGCTGGCGTACTACCTGTACCTGTTCGGTGGCCTCATCGCCATCGGCGGCTTCCTCACGCCGGCCGGTGCCGCCGGGTTCGGCTGGACGTCGTACGTGCCGCTCGCGTCGGAGACCTTCTCGCCCGGCCTCGCCGCCGACCTCTGGCTGGTCGGTTTCGGCCTCACCGGCTTCGCGACGATCTTCGGCTCGGTCAACTTCATCACGACGATCATCTGCATGCGCGCGCCGGGCATGACCATGTTCCGGATGCCGATCTTCACCTGGAACATCCTCATCACGAGCGTGCTCGCGCTCATGGCGTTCCCCGTGCTGACGTCCGCGTACTTCGGCCTCCTCGCCGACCGCCGGCTCGACGCCGTGGTGTTCGCGCCCGAGGCCGGCGGTGCGGTGCTGTGGCAGCACCTGTTCTGGTTCTTCGGCCACCCCGAGGTCTACATCATCGCCCTGCCGTTCTTCGGCATCGTCTCCGAGGTGTTCCCGGTCTTCTCCCGCAAGCCGATCTTCGGGTACAAGACCCTCGTCCTCGCCACGCTCACGATCGCCGCGCTGTCGGTGACGGTGTGGGCGCACCACATGTACACGGTCGGCGCCGTCATGCTCTCGTTCTTCGCGCTCATGACGATGCTCATCGCCGTGCCGACCGGGGTGAAGTTCTTCAACTGGATCGGCACGATGTGGCGCGGCAAGCTCACCTTCGAGTCGCCGATGCTCTGGGCGATCGGCTTCCTCGCCACCTTCCTCTTCGGGGGCCTGACGGGCGTCATCCTCGCCTCGCCCACGCTGGACTTCCAGATCCACGACACCTACTTCGTCGTCGCGCACTTCCACTACGTGGTGTTCGGCACGGTCGTGTTCGCGATGTTCTCCGGCTTCTACTTCTGGTGGCCGAAGTTCACGGGCAAGATGCTGAACGAGCGCCTGGGCAAGCTCCACTTCTGGCTCACGTTCATCGGGTTCCACACGACCTTCCTCATCCAGCACTGGATCGGTGCGAAGAACATGCCCCGCCGGTACGTCGGGTACCTGGTCGAGGACGACGTGACGTGGCAGAACCAGGTCTCGACGGTCGGGGCTTTCATCCTCGCGTTCGCCACGCTGCCGTTCATCTACAACGTGTTCCGCACCTGGCGGAGCGCGCCGCACGTCAAGGTCGACGACCCGTGGGGCTACGGCCGCTCGCTCGAGTGGGCGACGTCCTGCCCGCCGCCGCGGCACAACTTCACCTCGATCCCGCGGATCCGCTCGGAGGCGCCGGCGTTCGACCTGCACCACCCCGAGGTCGCGGCGCTCGACTACGTCGTCAGCACCGATGACCTCCCGTCTCTCGCCTACGGCAGCGCGGGCACGCGGGCCGGCGACGACACGGCCTCGACCTCCGGCCCGAAGGGAGCCTCGAAGTGA
- a CDS encoding dipeptidase yields the protein MPSDSPTQPVPDRPAPSSLEGLPLTRQSVDRLRAAVDDAFGSLVGELEALVRIPSVSAPAFEQEHVERSAAAVADLLRDAGLTQVRVTRVPGGRPAVLGHRAGPDGAPHVLLYAHHDVQPPGEGWSTEPFEPHRVGERLFGRGAADDKAGVVAHVGALRAIGATYGEEWPVSVTVFVEGEEEIGSPTFAPFLRAHAEELAADVVVVADSTNWKVGIPALTTSLRGLVDVEVQVDVLDHAVHSGMFGGPVLDALTLLSRLVATLHDDDGAVAIAGLVTSDEADVDYPEAELRAEAGVLDGVRLAGRGALAARLWRQPALAVIGIDAPSIAHSSNTIRHTARAKLSLRVAPGQDPVAAEEALTAHLLGNAPFGARVSVTPGERGTAFLAPGDAPAMALARAAFEAAWGVRPVDTGVGGSIPFIADLLDLAPEATILITGVEDPDSRAHGADESVHLGELARATTAEAILLAAIGAASDRSD from the coding sequence GTGCCCAGCGACAGCCCGACCCAGCCCGTGCCCGACCGTCCCGCCCCCTCCTCCCTCGAGGGGCTTCCCCTGACGCGCCAGTCCGTCGACCGGCTCCGCGCCGCCGTCGACGACGCGTTCGGCTCGCTCGTCGGCGAGCTGGAGGCGCTCGTGCGCATCCCGTCCGTCTCGGCTCCCGCATTCGAGCAGGAGCACGTCGAGCGGAGCGCTGCCGCCGTCGCCGACCTGCTGCGCGACGCCGGCCTGACGCAGGTGCGGGTCACCCGCGTGCCCGGCGGTCGCCCGGCCGTCCTTGGCCACCGTGCCGGACCGGACGGTGCGCCGCACGTGCTGCTCTACGCGCACCACGACGTCCAGCCGCCCGGCGAGGGCTGGAGCACCGAGCCGTTCGAGCCGCACCGGGTGGGCGAGCGACTGTTCGGTCGCGGGGCGGCCGACGACAAGGCCGGCGTCGTCGCCCACGTCGGCGCGCTGCGCGCCATCGGCGCGACGTACGGCGAGGAGTGGCCGGTATCCGTCACCGTCTTCGTCGAGGGCGAGGAGGAGATCGGCTCCCCGACGTTCGCGCCCTTCCTGCGGGCGCACGCGGAGGAGCTCGCGGCCGACGTCGTGGTCGTCGCCGACTCGACGAACTGGAAGGTCGGCATCCCGGCACTCACGACGTCCCTGCGCGGGCTGGTCGACGTCGAGGTCCAGGTGGACGTCCTCGACCACGCCGTCCACTCGGGCATGTTCGGCGGCCCCGTCCTCGACGCGCTCACGCTGCTGTCCCGGCTCGTCGCGACGCTGCACGACGACGACGGGGCGGTCGCGATCGCGGGCCTCGTCACCTCCGACGAGGCGGACGTCGACTACCCCGAGGCCGAGCTGCGCGCCGAGGCCGGGGTGCTCGACGGCGTCCGGCTCGCCGGGCGGGGCGCGCTCGCCGCGCGGCTGTGGCGGCAGCCCGCGCTGGCCGTCATCGGGATCGACGCGCCGAGCATCGCGCACTCCTCGAACACGATCCGGCACACGGCCCGCGCCAAGCTGAGCCTGCGGGTCGCGCCGGGCCAGGACCCGGTCGCGGCCGAGGAGGCGCTCACGGCCCACCTGCTCGGGAACGCCCCGTTCGGCGCTCGCGTCAGCGTGACGCCGGGGGAGCGGGGCACGGCGTTCCTGGCCCCGGGCGACGCTCCGGCGATGGCGCTCGCGCGGGCGGCCTTCGAGGCGGCCTGGGGGGTGCGGCCCGTCGACACGGGGGTCGGTGGCTCGATCCCGTTCATCGCGGACCTGCTCGACCTCGCACCCGAGGCGACCATCCTCATCACCGGCGTCGAGGACCCCGACTCGCGCGCGCACGGAGCGGACGAGTCCGTCCACCTCGGTGAGCTGGCGCGGGCGACGACGGCCGAGGCGATCCTGCTGGCCGCCATCGGTGCGGCGAGCGACCGGTCGGACTGA
- a CDS encoding glycerate kinase has protein sequence MRVLLGAARVGDVPATRALAALRRGWLAGNPEAEVVGVVCSDAGHDLLDAIESARGGERVVVPVLDRDGARSLPALILLVDGTAYVQAVDVLGSVIDPDGASDVPDVSRDESGVSRDGPDAVARRTSFGVGQLVLAAAATGARRVVVGCGDAELLDLGVGFLAALGGLDAGALASGALDAGAREAGAPGVPGTAVGSDALDEIVTDARAALVGTELVLAAASDRTARGLRGAASALGGLVGQETAAAWDAALAPTERTLADAAARSRRPDLLAGEGVAPRASAVPGSGAGGGLGLAVLALGGRVVSGAAFVAAETGLAGRAGEIDLAVSLSDRVDPLEADRGVLGAVSAVARAQGAAALALGRTGTLDRRAGAPHGVSAAASVPGDEDGIEAAGRRQGAAWRW, from the coding sequence GTGCGTGTCCTGCTCGGCGCGGCGCGCGTCGGTGACGTCCCGGCGACCCGCGCGCTCGCGGCGCTGCGCCGCGGCTGGCTGGCGGGCAACCCCGAGGCCGAGGTGGTGGGCGTGGTGTGCTCGGACGCTGGACACGACCTGCTCGACGCGATCGAGTCCGCGCGCGGCGGCGAGCGGGTGGTCGTGCCCGTCCTCGACCGCGACGGCGCCCGGTCGCTGCCGGCGCTGATCCTCCTCGTCGACGGCACGGCCTACGTGCAGGCCGTCGACGTGCTCGGGTCGGTGATCGACCCGGACGGCGCGTCCGACGTGCCCGACGTGTCGCGCGACGAGTCCGGCGTGTCGCGCGACGGTCCCGACGCGGTGGCGCGGAGGACGTCGTTCGGCGTGGGGCAGCTCGTCCTCGCGGCCGCGGCGACGGGCGCGCGACGGGTCGTCGTCGGCTGCGGCGACGCCGAGCTGCTCGACCTGGGCGTCGGGTTCCTCGCCGCGCTCGGCGGCCTCGACGCGGGGGCGCTCGCGTCGGGGGCGCTCGATGCTGGTGCTCGCGAGGCGGGAGCTCCGGGCGTGCCCGGAACCGCCGTCGGGAGCGATGCGCTCGACGAGATCGTCACGGACGCGCGAGCCGCGCTGGTCGGGACGGAGCTCGTCCTCGCCGCGGCGAGCGACCGGACCGCACGGGGTCTGCGCGGGGCGGCGTCCGCGCTCGGGGGGCTCGTGGGCCAGGAGACGGCGGCCGCCTGGGACGCGGCGCTCGCCCCGACCGAGCGGACGCTCGCCGACGCTGCCGCCCGCAGCCGCCGGCCCGACCTGCTGGCGGGGGAGGGCGTGGCGCCGCGCGCGAGTGCCGTCCCCGGCTCGGGTGCGGGCGGCGGGCTCGGCCTCGCCGTGCTGGCGCTCGGCGGGCGGGTCGTGTCGGGCGCGGCGTTCGTCGCGGCCGAGACGGGGCTCGCGGGGCGCGCCGGGGAGATCGACCTCGCCGTCAGCCTGTCCGATCGGGTGGACCCGCTCGAGGCGGACCGCGGCGTGCTCGGCGCGGTCTCCGCGGTGGCGCGCGCGCAGGGAGCAGCGGCCCTCGCGCTCGGGCGCACCGGCACGCTCGACCGGCGGGCCGGCGCGCCGCACGGGGTCTCCGCCGCGGCGTCCGTGCCCGGCGACGAGGACGGGATCGAGGCGGCGGGACGGCGCCAGGGCGCGGCGTGGCGCTGGTGA
- a CDS encoding HesB/IscA family protein encodes MTQTTESAGETIVEPTHEVGLTEVAAAKVRSLLEQEGRDDLRLRIAVQPGGCSGLIYQLYFDERLLDGDVVRDFDGVEVVVDRMSVPYLAGATIDFADTIAKQGFTIDNPNAQGSCACGDSFS; translated from the coding sequence ATGACGCAGACCACTGAGAGCGCGGGCGAGACGATCGTCGAGCCGACCCACGAGGTCGGCCTCACCGAGGTCGCGGCGGCCAAGGTCCGCTCGCTCCTGGAGCAGGAGGGCCGGGACGACCTGCGGCTGCGGATCGCGGTCCAGCCCGGCGGCTGCTCCGGCCTCATCTACCAGCTCTACTTCGACGAGCGCCTGCTCGACGGCGACGTCGTGCGCGACTTCGACGGCGTCGAGGTCGTCGTGGACCGGATGAGCGTGCCCTACCTCGCCGGCGCGACGATCGACTTCGCCGACACCATCGCCAAGCAGGGCTTCACGATCGACAACCCGAACGCCCAGGGCTCCTGCGCCTGCGGCGACTCGTTCAGCTAG